In Kineococcus mangrovi, a single genomic region encodes these proteins:
- a CDS encoding purine-cytosine permease family protein: MTSTRTPRATPGTTETLEKRSTETIPLSERRGRPANLAWTWAAPNLEFATVYVGVLTTAVFGLTFGQAVAAIVLGNLLASVTHGILSARGPAVGVPQMVLGRTAFGYRGNLLPAALNSLMAGFGWFAVNSVSGAFALSALTGVPTLVCLVVVVGVQIAVAALGHDLVHLFERYSAVLLAVVFVVVSVITFTRADTSLAPAEPGGTGGFLLAAATAYGYSAAWNPYATDYTRYLPPGTGRAAGWAAALGLFTATTLLMLAGAASVLVPGTVDDNPTAAFTGHLPTALGDVTLLCIALGAVCANILNVYSGSMSFLAMGFERVVRRRAVVPLAFGVVGFALAWAGLGDAGHAYEQFLLVIGYWIAPWLGVVLVDQWARRGQDVQAAVHAPTFRNPSGPVAMLAGVVVSILLFANQEVFVGFVARAVPGLGDLTVVVGFLLAAATYAVLPRRPLPAS; this comes from the coding sequence GTGACCAGCACGCGGACGCCGCGGGCCACCCCGGGGACGACGGAGACGCTGGAGAAGCGCAGCACCGAGACGATCCCGCTGTCCGAACGCCGCGGCCGGCCCGCGAACCTCGCCTGGACGTGGGCCGCCCCGAACCTGGAGTTCGCGACCGTCTACGTCGGGGTCCTCACGACGGCCGTCTTCGGTCTCACGTTCGGTCAGGCCGTGGCCGCGATCGTCCTGGGCAACCTGCTGGCCTCGGTGACCCACGGGATCCTGTCGGCCCGCGGCCCCGCCGTCGGGGTGCCGCAGATGGTCCTGGGCCGCACGGCCTTCGGCTACCGCGGGAACCTGCTGCCCGCCGCCTTGAACTCGCTCATGGCCGGGTTCGGCTGGTTCGCCGTCAACAGCGTCAGCGGCGCGTTCGCGCTGAGCGCCCTCACCGGCGTCCCCACCCTGGTCTGCCTGGTCGTCGTCGTGGGCGTGCAGATCGCCGTCGCCGCGCTCGGGCACGACCTGGTCCACCTGTTCGAGCGGTACTCCGCGGTGCTCCTGGCCGTGGTGTTCGTCGTGGTGTCGGTCATCACCTTCACCCGGGCCGACACCTCCCTGGCGCCGGCCGAACCCGGCGGCACGGGGGGTTTCCTGCTGGCGGCCGCGACGGCCTACGGCTACTCCGCCGCCTGGAACCCCTACGCCACCGACTACACCCGCTACCTCCCCCCGGGCACGGGCCGGGCGGCCGGCTGGGCCGCCGCGCTCGGGTTGTTCACCGCCACGACCCTCCTGATGCTCGCCGGGGCCGCGTCCGTCCTGGTGCCGGGCACGGTCGACGACAACCCGACGGCCGCGTTCACGGGCCACCTGCCCACGGCCCTGGGCGACGTGACCTTGCTGTGCATCGCCCTGGGGGCGGTCTGCGCGAACATCCTCAACGTCTACTCCGGCTCGATGTCGTTCCTGGCCATGGGCTTCGAACGCGTCGTCCGCCGCCGGGCCGTGGTCCCGCTGGCCTTCGGGGTCGTCGGTTTCGCCCTGGCCTGGGCCGGGCTGGGCGACGCCGGCCACGCCTACGAGCAGTTCCTGCTCGTCATCGGTTACTGGATCGCCCCCTGGCTCGGGGTCGTCCTGGTGGACCAGTGGGCCCGCCGCGGGCAGGACGTCCAGGCCGCGGTGCACGCACCGACGTTCCGGAACCCCTCGGGGCCGGTCGCGATGCTCGCCGGGGTCGTCGTGTCGATCCTGCTGTTCGCCAACCAGGAGGTGTTCGTCGGGTTCGTCGCCCGGGCCGTGCCGGGCCTCGGCGACCTGACCGTCGTGGTCGGTTTCCTGCTGGCCGCCGCCACCTACGCGGTCCTGCCGCGCCGGCCGCTGCCGGCGTCGTGA
- a CDS encoding nucleoside deaminase: protein MPSTGLDPLVLLGTALDQAVLGGAQGGVPIGAALFDLDGTLLGAGHNRRVQDDDPSVHAETAAFRAAGRRPGYTDTVMVTTLSPCWYCSGLVRQFRIGHLVVGEATTFHGGHDWLAEHGVRVTVLDDERCRGLMGEFVARRPDVWFEDIGEDVP from the coding sequence CTGCCCAGTACCGGCCTCGATCCCCTCGTCCTGCTCGGCACCGCCCTCGACCAGGCCGTCCTCGGCGGCGCGCAGGGCGGGGTGCCCATCGGCGCCGCCCTGTTCGACCTCGACGGCACCCTGCTCGGCGCCGGCCACAACCGGCGCGTCCAGGACGACGACCCCTCCGTGCACGCCGAGACGGCGGCGTTCCGCGCCGCCGGGCGTCGTCCCGGCTACACCGACACCGTCATGGTGACCACGCTGTCGCCCTGCTGGTACTGCAGCGGACTGGTCCGGCAGTTCCGCATCGGCCACCTCGTCGTCGGGGAGGCCACCACCTTCCACGGCGGCCACGACTGGCTCGCCGAGCACGGCGTGCGCGTCACCGTCCTGGACGACGAGCGCTGCCGCGGGCTCATGGGCGAGTTCGTCGCGCGCCGCCCCGACGTGTGGTTCGAGGACATCGGGGAGGACGTGCCGTGA